In Stomoxys calcitrans chromosome 2, idStoCalc2.1, whole genome shotgun sequence, the following proteins share a genomic window:
- the LOC106096398 gene encoding uncharacterized protein LOC106096398 isoform X2 codes for MEPILNVRHQTEEDLESYDLEKYSFGSSTLIIADKKSVTIKRNGEQRLPTRKPDPKIYNRNAVNARENRRKKKLYLETLEKELQYARSANDTLSKALKRQMAISRQLEKQKKYYQNIIANHTEISSLLSILSNKKTPCSGGQEEAESKCSSAAETTDDIMDNDFDNCGCFESCSDLSSIWDKDSCLAGAQDVGQQEDKQSVFEDHCYYATSSSSDIHSSPELSTFSTDLSWDDDIGGLTTAHGQCLHVKRVYMCRLGCY; via the exons ATGGAACCAATTTTGAACGTGCGTCACCAAACTGAGGAAGATCTTGAGTCATATGATTTGGAAAAATATAGTTTCGGAAGCTCAACGCTTATCATTGCCGATAAGAAATCAGTAACGATAAAACGTAATGGCGAACAAAGATTGCCCACCAGAAAACCAGATCCAAAAATTTACAATAGAAATGCTGTAAATGCCCGTGAGAATCGTCGAAAAAAGAAGTTGTATTTGGAAACGCTTGAAAAGGAGCTTCAGTATGCCCGCTCGGCCAATGATACGTTGAGCAAAGCGCTCAAACGACAAATGGCTATATCGCGGCaactagaaaaacaaaaaaaatattaccaaaATATAATAGCTAATCATACAGAAATATCTAGCCTGCTCTCCATCTTGAGTAACAAGAAGACACCGTGTAGTGGGGGCCAAGAAGAAGCAGAAAGTAAATGCAGCAGCGCAGCTGAAACAACAGATGACATAATGGACAATG ATTTTGATAATTGCGGCTGCTTCGAAAGCTGCTCTGATTTAAGCAGCATATGGGATAAGGACAGCTGTCTTGCCGGCGCCCAAGATGTCGGACAACAAGAAGACAAACAAAGTGTATTTGAGGATCACTGTTATTATGCAACTTCTTCGTCATCTGACATACATTCATCTCCCGAATTATCAACATTTTCCACAGACCTCAGCTGGGATGATGATATTGGAGGTTTAACAACAGCACATGGACAATGTCTACATGTAAAACGTG TGTACATGTGTCGTCTTGGATGCTATTGA
- the LOC106096398 gene encoding uncharacterized protein LOC106096398 isoform X1, with protein MEPILNVRHQTEEDLESYDLEKYSFGSSTLIIADKKSVTIKRNGEQRLPTRKPDPKIYNRNAVNARENRRKKKLYLETLEKELQYARSANDTLSKALKRQMAISRQLEKQKKYYQNIIANHTEISSLLSILSNKKTPCSGGQEEAESKCSSAAETTDDIMDNDFDNCGCFESCSDLSSIWDKDSCLAGAQDVGQQEDKQSVFEDHCYYATSSSSDIHSSPELSTFSTDLSWDDDIGGLTTAHGQCLHVKRGKEEFCPTCHFDLSPSPPLQLFSSEIQ; from the exons ATGGAACCAATTTTGAACGTGCGTCACCAAACTGAGGAAGATCTTGAGTCATATGATTTGGAAAAATATAGTTTCGGAAGCTCAACGCTTATCATTGCCGATAAGAAATCAGTAACGATAAAACGTAATGGCGAACAAAGATTGCCCACCAGAAAACCAGATCCAAAAATTTACAATAGAAATGCTGTAAATGCCCGTGAGAATCGTCGAAAAAAGAAGTTGTATTTGGAAACGCTTGAAAAGGAGCTTCAGTATGCCCGCTCGGCCAATGATACGTTGAGCAAAGCGCTCAAACGACAAATGGCTATATCGCGGCaactagaaaaacaaaaaaaatattaccaaaATATAATAGCTAATCATACAGAAATATCTAGCCTGCTCTCCATCTTGAGTAACAAGAAGACACCGTGTAGTGGGGGCCAAGAAGAAGCAGAAAGTAAATGCAGCAGCGCAGCTGAAACAACAGATGACATAATGGACAATG ATTTTGATAATTGCGGCTGCTTCGAAAGCTGCTCTGATTTAAGCAGCATATGGGATAAGGACAGCTGTCTTGCCGGCGCCCAAGATGTCGGACAACAAGAAGACAAACAAAGTGTATTTGAGGATCACTGTTATTATGCAACTTCTTCGTCATCTGACATACATTCATCTCCCGAATTATCAACATTTTCCACAGACCTCAGCTGGGATGATGATATTGGAGGTTTAACAACAGCACATGGACAATGTCTACATGTAAAACGTGGTAAGGAAGAGTTTTGTCCGACTTGTCATTTTGATTTAAGTCCCAGCCCGCCCCTACAACTGTTTAGTAGTGAAATACAATAA
- the LOC106096397 gene encoding phospholipid phosphatase 5 isoform X2, which produces MFSSSSTVPDKCRQTNSNYDTYPPKKSNTQLPCYHTPATSNLETLKKQTMSTRHSPGRFYTKRLAASATRRSYSESSAEKQLHKYTTSDSSQDEDELMTSDKRKPTRRSMGNSLQYSHHRYKSKTGNTDADDADAICCFLFGEKAQHISDLIDIGIRVLLVVVFSKLETQTAFKRVIHMEEMWLYKNPRTQDIVSPLSLLLAVIFGPFIVTLVHLALTKDRKDFRAASWTWTLILGLNGLATSLLKISVGRPRPDYFYRCFPDGVMHLSNNATNMDNLLDLFNCTGSTNAINEGRKSFPSGHSSFAFAGFGFITYYVGAKLHAFNYRGRGQSWRLCLSIAPLVLAALIAVSRTCDYHHHWEDVTIGSFIGLFVSYYVYRQYYPSIFSTNCHRPYPNSRSMHHIKRMAEPELIPSRHRRRLLSYKPLPSEERTEASLLSEEPGQNSFGNDTEKRPLINEQKTDNKWF; this is translated from the exons ATGTTTAGCAGCTCTTCCACTGTTCCCGATAAATGCCGTCAAACTAACAGCAATTACGACACTTATCctccaaaaaaatcaaacactCAACTACCTTGCTATCATACGCCAGCGACAAGCAATTTAGAGACTTTAAAGAAGCAAACAATGTCCACAAGGCATTCGCCAGGAAGATTTTATACAAAAAGATTGGCTGCCTCGGCAACAAGAAGGAGTTATAGTGAAAGTTCGGCTGAAAAACAATTGCACAAATATACAACCAGCGATAGCAGTCAAGACGAGGATGAGCTTATGACATCCGATAAACGAAAGCCTACGCGCAGAAGTATGGGCAATAGCCTGCAATATAGTCATCACAGATATAAAAGCAAGACTGGAAACACCGATGCGGATGATGCGGATGCCATTTGCTGTTTTTTATTTGGCGAAAAGGCGCAACATATCAGCGATTTAATCGATATAGGCATAAGAGTACTACTGGTGGTTGTTTTCAG TAAATTGGAAACACAAACAGCTTTTAAACGAGTCATACATATGGAAGAAATGTGGTTGTATAAAAATCCTCGAACCCAAGACATTGTCTCTCCCCTCTCCCTACTGTTGGCCGTTATTTTTGGCCCCTTTATAGTTACACTAGTACATTTGGCATTAACAAAAGACCGCAAGGACTTCAGGGCAGCATCTTGGACATGGACTTTGATATTGGGCTTGAATGGCTTGGCCACAAGCCTTTTGAAAATAAGTGTGGGTAGACCGCGGCCCGATTATTTCTATCGTTGCTTTCCCGATGGCGTTATGCATCTATCGAATAATGCCACCAATATGGACAATCTATTGGATTTGTTCAATTGTACCGGCAGCACGAATGCCATAAACGAAGGACGCAAAAGTTTTCCCAGTGGTCATTCGTCAT TTGCCTTTGCTGGGTTTGGTTTTATAACCTACTATGTGGGTGCCAAGTTGCATGCCTTCAATTATCGCGGTCGCGGTCAATCTTGGCGTTTATGTTTATCTATAGCCCCTCTGGTTTTGGCCGCTTTAATTGCTGTCAGCCGTACTTGTGACTACCATCACCATTGGGAGGATGTTACAATTGGCAGTTTTATTGGCCTATTTGTTTCCTATTATGTTTATAGGCAATATTATCCTTCGATATTTTCCACCAATTGCCATCGGCCTTATCCCAATTCACGCTCTATGCACCATATTAAACGAATGGCCGAGCCCGAATTAATTCCATCCCGCCATCGTAGACGTTTACTATCTTACAAACCTTTGCCCAGTGAGGAGCGTACAGAAGCTAGTCTATTGTCCGAGGAGCCAGGACAAAATAGTTTTGGAAATGACACCGAAAAACGGCCGTTAATCAATGAACAAAAGACAGATAACAAATGGTTTTAA
- the LOC106096397 gene encoding uncharacterized protein LOC106096397 isoform X1 has translation MSIIRRRATSQTVDEEHSHLGDIVGDSSLHGKMFSSSSTVPDKCRQTNSNYDTYPPKKSNTQLPCYHTPATSNLETLKKQTMSTRHSPGRFYTKRLAASATRRSYSESSAEKQLHKYTTSDSSQDEDELMTSDKRKPTRRSMGNSLQYSHHRYKSKTGNTDADDADAICCFLFGEKAQHISDLIDIGIRVLLVVVFSKLETQTAFKRVIHMEEMWLYKNPRTQDIVSPLSLLLAVIFGPFIVTLVHLALTKDRKDFRAASWTWTLILGLNGLATSLLKISVGRPRPDYFYRCFPDGVMHLSNNATNMDNLLDLFNCTGSTNAINEGRKSFPSGHSSFAFAGFGFITYYVGAKLHAFNYRGRGQSWRLCLSIAPLVLAALIAVSRTCDYHHHWEDVTIGSFIGLFVSYYVYRQYYPSIFSTNCHRPYPNSRSMHHIKRMAEPELIPSRHRRRLLSYKPLPSEERTEASLLSEEPGQNSFGNDTEKRPLINEQKTDNKWF, from the exons ATGTCCATTATAAGACGACGAGCAACGTCACAGACAGTGGATGAGGAG CACTCCCACTTGGGCGATATTGTTGGTGACTCTTCGCTGCATGGAAAAATGTTTAGCAGCTCTTCCACTGTTCCCGATAAATGCCGTCAAACTAACAGCAATTACGACACTTATCctccaaaaaaatcaaacactCAACTACCTTGCTATCATACGCCAGCGACAAGCAATTTAGAGACTTTAAAGAAGCAAACAATGTCCACAAGGCATTCGCCAGGAAGATTTTATACAAAAAGATTGGCTGCCTCGGCAACAAGAAGGAGTTATAGTGAAAGTTCGGCTGAAAAACAATTGCACAAATATACAACCAGCGATAGCAGTCAAGACGAGGATGAGCTTATGACATCCGATAAACGAAAGCCTACGCGCAGAAGTATGGGCAATAGCCTGCAATATAGTCATCACAGATATAAAAGCAAGACTGGAAACACCGATGCGGATGATGCGGATGCCATTTGCTGTTTTTTATTTGGCGAAAAGGCGCAACATATCAGCGATTTAATCGATATAGGCATAAGAGTACTACTGGTGGTTGTTTTCAG TAAATTGGAAACACAAACAGCTTTTAAACGAGTCATACATATGGAAGAAATGTGGTTGTATAAAAATCCTCGAACCCAAGACATTGTCTCTCCCCTCTCCCTACTGTTGGCCGTTATTTTTGGCCCCTTTATAGTTACACTAGTACATTTGGCATTAACAAAAGACCGCAAGGACTTCAGGGCAGCATCTTGGACATGGACTTTGATATTGGGCTTGAATGGCTTGGCCACAAGCCTTTTGAAAATAAGTGTGGGTAGACCGCGGCCCGATTATTTCTATCGTTGCTTTCCCGATGGCGTTATGCATCTATCGAATAATGCCACCAATATGGACAATCTATTGGATTTGTTCAATTGTACCGGCAGCACGAATGCCATAAACGAAGGACGCAAAAGTTTTCCCAGTGGTCATTCGTCAT TTGCCTTTGCTGGGTTTGGTTTTATAACCTACTATGTGGGTGCCAAGTTGCATGCCTTCAATTATCGCGGTCGCGGTCAATCTTGGCGTTTATGTTTATCTATAGCCCCTCTGGTTTTGGCCGCTTTAATTGCTGTCAGCCGTACTTGTGACTACCATCACCATTGGGAGGATGTTACAATTGGCAGTTTTATTGGCCTATTTGTTTCCTATTATGTTTATAGGCAATATTATCCTTCGATATTTTCCACCAATTGCCATCGGCCTTATCCCAATTCACGCTCTATGCACCATATTAAACGAATGGCCGAGCCCGAATTAATTCCATCCCGCCATCGTAGACGTTTACTATCTTACAAACCTTTGCCCAGTGAGGAGCGTACAGAAGCTAGTCTATTGTCCGAGGAGCCAGGACAAAATAGTTTTGGAAATGACACCGAAAAACGGCCGTTAATCAATGAACAAAAGACAGATAACAAATGGTTTTAA
- the LOC106096350 gene encoding uncharacterized protein LOC106096350: MPTENSDVNNLLDSLYLELLHLIEQHTECRVKIERSNNSGQLLLAKTRYIQGSQAITLAQIPTENSEDFRALCCVETEKCETTVSGESKQLVTHKVDKAEGYVEPMQWFSALPPMTLRNAAVHFKNSVELVVESANIQNEILAIIDRIDRLKLVKKQLVH; the protein is encoded by the exons ATGCCGACTGAGAACAGTGATGTTAACAATTTGTTAGATTCTTTATATTTGGAACTTCTACATTTAATCGAACAGCATACGGAATGCCGTGTTAAAATAGAGCGTTCAA ATAATTCAGGACAGTTATTGTTGGCCAAGACTCGCTATATTCAAGGCTCGCAGGCCATAACTTTGGCACAAATACCCACAGAGAATAGTGAAGATTTCCGGGCTCTGTGCTGTGTGGAAACTGAAAAGTGCGAAACTACAGTTTCAGGAGAGAGTAAACAATTAGTAACACATAAAGTGGATAAAGCAGAAGGTTATGTGGAACCAATGCAATGGTTCTCAGCACTGCCACCAATGACATTAAGAAATGCTGCTgttcattttaaaaattcagTTGAATTAGTGGTGGAATCAGCCAatattcaaaatgaaattttagctATAATAGATCGCATAGATAGACTTAAATTAGTTAAGAAACAACTTGTACATTAA
- the LOC106096349 gene encoding acylpyruvase FAHD1, mitochondrial isoform X1 — protein MNLPKLAVSLLTKRNMSSSDLQAFARNSKKILGAALNYMDVVRERNAPLPKTPVVFLKPSTSLIEEGKDIVIPKVFTKVAHEVELGVVIGKHCKNVSAADAFSYVGGYCLALDMTAQCDLGEARKNGLPWSMGKGFDTSTPVSRLIRAEELGDPHNLPLWLKVNGKMIQEGNTSDLIFNVADLISYCSKYMTLEPNDIILTGTPKNALPIKDGDVIEAGIGNLINMKFKCKNEM, from the exons A tgaatctTCCCAAGCTTGCCGTTTCTCTCCTTACCAAACGTAATATGTCTTCCAGTGATCTACAGGCATTTGCTcgaaatagcaaaaaaattttgggcgCAGCACTTAACTACAT GGATGTTGTGAGAGAGAGGAATGCGCCATTGCCTAAGACTCCAGTGGTATTTCTTAAACCCTCCACATCTTTGATTGAAGAAGGAAAGGATATTGTG ATACCCAAAGTCTTTACCAAAGTAGCTCATGAAGTAGAACTTGGTGTTGTCATAGGCAAACACTGTAAAAATGTATCCGCTGCTGATGCATTTTCCTATGTTGGAGGTTATTGCTTGGCCCTGGACATGACGGCACAGTGCGATTTGGGCGAAGCCCGTAAAAATGGTCTGCCTTGGTCAATGGGCAAAGGATTTGATACATCCACTCCTGTTTCGCGTCTAATACGGGCCGAAGAACTCGGCGATCCCCATAATTTGCCATTATGGCTGAAAGTGAATGGTAAAATGATTCAAGAAGGCAATACTTCTGACCTAATCTTCAATGTAGCTGATTTAATATCTTACTGCTCCAAATACATGACTTTGGAGCCAAATGACATTATCTTGACCGGCACACCCAAGAATGCTTTACCCATTAAAGATGGAGACGTCATCGAAGCTGGCATAGGCAATTTGATTAATATGAAGTTTAAGTGtaaaaatgaaatgtaa
- the LOC106096349 gene encoding acylpyruvase FAHD1, mitochondrial isoform X2, whose protein sequence is MSSSDLQAFARNSKKILGAALNYMDVVRERNAPLPKTPVVFLKPSTSLIEEGKDIVIPKVFTKVAHEVELGVVIGKHCKNVSAADAFSYVGGYCLALDMTAQCDLGEARKNGLPWSMGKGFDTSTPVSRLIRAEELGDPHNLPLWLKVNGKMIQEGNTSDLIFNVADLISYCSKYMTLEPNDIILTGTPKNALPIKDGDVIEAGIGNLINMKFKCKNEM, encoded by the exons ATGTCTTCCAGTGATCTACAGGCATTTGCTcgaaatagcaaaaaaattttgggcgCAGCACTTAACTACAT GGATGTTGTGAGAGAGAGGAATGCGCCATTGCCTAAGACTCCAGTGGTATTTCTTAAACCCTCCACATCTTTGATTGAAGAAGGAAAGGATATTGTG ATACCCAAAGTCTTTACCAAAGTAGCTCATGAAGTAGAACTTGGTGTTGTCATAGGCAAACACTGTAAAAATGTATCCGCTGCTGATGCATTTTCCTATGTTGGAGGTTATTGCTTGGCCCTGGACATGACGGCACAGTGCGATTTGGGCGAAGCCCGTAAAAATGGTCTGCCTTGGTCAATGGGCAAAGGATTTGATACATCCACTCCTGTTTCGCGTCTAATACGGGCCGAAGAACTCGGCGATCCCCATAATTTGCCATTATGGCTGAAAGTGAATGGTAAAATGATTCAAGAAGGCAATACTTCTGACCTAATCTTCAATGTAGCTGATTTAATATCTTACTGCTCCAAATACATGACTTTGGAGCCAAATGACATTATCTTGACCGGCACACCCAAGAATGCTTTACCCATTAAAGATGGAGACGTCATCGAAGCTGGCATAGGCAATTTGATTAATATGAAGTTTAAGTGtaaaaatgaaatgtaa
- the LOC106096358 gene encoding RNA-binding protein 42 translates to MGTKRKNIEDELSRFEAEISKPATTTRNLFVPNQVRPIIAANTYNQQKIQQEQLPPIVATATVAAPAVVAPPRISTVPPPPIPPPTFMPTFVPTQITKSAAPAVTTPVVLSSAPKLYVSRQSVSVPAVPAPIDINAIQFDVTQKLKKLKAEKSGPNPIAEEAIKAAKASSALQSFQVTEKKKKDRKTVRIAGGQVWEDTSLADWPDDDFRIFCGDLGNDVNDEVLTRTFNKYPSFQRARVIRDKRTGKSKGFGFVSFREPQDFIRAMKEMDGRYVGSRPIKLRKSTWKQRSLDVVKKKEKEKQMLLQAMMNG, encoded by the coding sequence ATGGGAACTAAAAGAAAGAATATCGAGGATGAATTATCAAGATTTGAGGCGGAAATATCCAAACCAGCCACTACCACCAGAAATCTCTTTGTACCCAACCAAGTGAGGCCCATAATCGCAGCGAATACTTACAACCAGCAAAAGATACAACAGGAACAACTGCCTCCAATAGTAGCAACAGCTACAGTGGCGGCACCCGCAGTTGTTGCCCCTCCTAGGATATCTACAGTTCCTCCACCGCCAATACCTCCGCCCACGTTTATGCCGACATTTGTACCCACACAAATAACAAAATCAGCGGCACCTGCAGTCACAACCCCTGTGGTTTTAAGTAGTGCTCCGAAACTATACGTCAGTCGACAGTCTGTTAGTGTTCCTGCCGTTCCAGCACCCATAGATATAAACGCCATACAATTTGATGTgacacaaaaattaaagaaattgaaAGCTgaaaaatctggaccaaatcccATAGCGGAGGAAGCGATAAAAGCAGCAAAAGCCTCTTCTGCCCTGCAATCGTTCCAAGTAacagagaaaaagaaaaaagatcGCAAAACTGTACGCATTGCTGGCGGACAAGTTTGGGAAGACACCTCTTTGGCCGATTGGCCAGATGATGATTTTCGCATATTTTGCGGAGACTTGGGTAATGATGTCAATGATGAAGTACTCACCCGGACATTTAATAAATATCCCTCATTTCAAAGGGCCCGAGTGATACGCGATAAGCGTACCGGTAAAAGTAAAGGTTTTGGCTTTGTAAGCTTTCGCGAGCCTCAAGATTTTATAAGGGCCATGAAAGAAATGGATGGTCGTTATGTTGGCAGCCGTCCCATTAAATTGCGCAAAAGTACTTGGAAACAGCGAAGTTTGGATGTggttaaaaagaaagaaaaggaGAAACAAATGTTGCTACAGGCTATGATGAATGGTTGA
- the LOC106096346 gene encoding mediator of RNA polymerase II transcription subunit 17, protein MNFTNSVNVSVETTCESKIQEIAYDGTEIYETPPTLSETLTNCAARIDFSKTSLEELKKEEKAAGEEPDKDAQFQPSLWPWDSVRNKLNDALTEVCVLSDVLSIAKDKRYLVLDPVPDPDNDETKPIVQVYSRKKALNQAAQILLSGAERLKNTHTEQRNRNVSDFHIELLRLRQNWRLKKNNNAIIGDLSYRTAGSKYGMSGTFEVTKAEDVVEDDATATTSSTSSGTNNGLQNPSPKNNSSLRVIVPAELQGVAYFKVITQKDQEDLCTATVNLMGHGPNTTQQGGVWQKTIEDAQNVLFCKELFSQLAREAIQLQAPIPHVVIGNQIRATLLPGIQLIISLCHSTTIDSSQPTPVNDHDHDHVLEHSLHQLLREVHHKNSHHPFPHPASGPLGPSKKRMLAGPMAADRQTLVEMTKSQTILEQIIAQAQHIFMRKRTQYVLDTLARDVKDPQIVSHWNAMTSPTMSCVKINIVTHGYDTINRTSLVIHVRERSLKAICRDGRVMHLSYEPQELRDLILCQINSHQISCLLNLARCMAWQVLSNSNHLGIGKVEPLGNASSCLLSSPNSDRMIAVQIRCTQSQMDVKVYIAKSPRQEFFPNPLVPEKFWENLGGHFKEVRFEKIEGKSFLNKMEFLMASLNSNSA, encoded by the exons ATGAATTTCACAAACTCGGTAAATGTATCTGTAGAAACTACGTGCGAGAGTAAAATTCAAGAAATAGCCTACGATGGCACGGAAATCTACGAGAC ACCACCAACTTTGTCCGAAACTTTGACCAATTGCGCTGCACGCATCGATTTCAGCAAGACCTCTTTAGAGGAGCTTAAAAAGGAGGAGAAGGCTGCGGGAGAAGAACCCGACAAAGATGCCCAATTTCAACCTAGTCTATGGCCTTGGGACTCGGTACGAAATAAACTGAATGATGCCCTAACAGAGGTATGTGTTCTCTCGGATGTTTTGTCAATTGCAAAAGATAAACGTTACTTAGTGCTGGATCCTGTGCCAGATCCTGATAATGATGAAACAAAGCCCATAGTTCAAGTGTACAGCAGGAAAAAGGCTTTGAATCAAGCCGCCCAAATACTGTTAAGCGGTGCAGAGCGTTTAAAAAATACCCACACTGAGCAAAGAAACCGCAATGTGTCCGACTTCCACATTGAACTGCTGCGCCTCAGACAAAATTGGCgattaaagaaaaataacaacGCCATAATTGGTGATTTGAGCTATCGAACGGCCGGTTCGAAATACGGTATGAGTGGTACTTTTGAAGTGACAAAGGCGGAAGATGTTGTTGAAGATGATGCAACTGCCACTACATCATCCACAAGCTCTGGCACAAATAATGGTCTCCAGAATCCCTCGCCTAAAAACAACTCCTCATTAAGGGTCATAGTACCAGCAGAATTACAAGGCGTTGCTTATTTTAAGGTAATAACACAAAAGGACCAAGAAGACTTGTGCACAGCTACGGTGAACTTAATGGGACATGGtcccaacaccacccaacaaggCGGAGTCTGGCAAAAGACCATAGAGGATGCTCAAAATGTTTTATTCTGCAAAGAGCTATTTAGTCAACTGGCCAGAGAAGCCATTCAATTACAAGCACCCATTCCACATGTGGTAATAGGAAATCAAATAAGAGCTACTCTGCTGCCGGGAATACAATTGATCATCTCACTATGCCATTCCACTACAATAGATAGTAGTCAGCCAACACCGGTAAATGATCATGACCACGATCATGTTTTGGAACATTCATTACATCAGCTGTTGCGAGAGGTACATCATAAAAACTCCCATCATCCATTTCCGCATCCAGCCAGTGGTCCTTTGGGCCCCAGCAAGAAAAGAATGCTGGCTGGACCTATGGCGGCTGACCGACAAACTTTAGTTGAAATGACCAAGTCACAAACAATTTTGGAGCAAATAATAGCCCAAGCTCAGCACATATTTATGAGAAAACGTACCCAATATGTATTGGATACTTTGGCACGAGATGTAAAAGACCCACAAATTGTTTCACACTGGAATGCAATGACTAGCCCCACAATGTCATGTGTAAAAATCAACATAGTGACGCATGG ATATGATACCATAAACCGCACCTCACTTGTCATTCATGTACGCGAGAGATCTCTGAAAGCTATATGTCGAGATGGCCGCGTTATGCACTTATCTTATGAGCCCCAGGAGTTACGTGATTTAATTCTCTGTCAAATAAATTCCCATCAAATATCATGTCTGCTCAATTTAGCCCGCTGTATGGCTTGGCAAGTTCTATCGAATAGCAATCACTTGGGTATAGGTAAAGTGGAACCGCTAGGAAACGCTAGTTCTTGTCTACTGTCATCGCCCAATAGCGATCGTATGATTGCTGTGCAGATACGTTGTACGCAATCACAAATGGATGTTAAAGTGTATATAGCAAAGAGTCCCCGCCAGGAGTTTTTTCCCAATCCTTTGGTGCCAGAgaagttttgggaaaatttgggTGGTCATTTTAAAGAG GTTCGCTTTGAAAAGATTGAAGGCAAGAGTTTTCTCAATAAAATGGAGTTTCTTATGGCTTCACTGAATAGTAATTCAGCTTAA
- the LOC106096360 gene encoding uncharacterized protein LOC106096360, which yields MSNDEINLPATTSMCKSRTGLRLSNRVSFGESINKPLTSQEHDGEAGAGTSSSSVSARTTSSLALTPLPASLPLKRNIPILFSTNRGLHIRMTSLANSNNNNNNLGITKNSVGVASAGTNTEAGGMVNNGSGGSSMNNKTRTIAALTTTTTTTTTTTTTNISYNITFCDLERWSTNRANNVSLEDTFTIARPAVVPHSAASGSLASNSLRFLPQKTSSMRFKGYARFDVE from the exons ATGTCCAACGATGAAATCAATTTGCCGGCAACCACCTCAATGTGTAAATCCAGAACCGGGCTAAGACTTTCAAATCGGGTGTCATTTGGTGAGAGCATAAATAAACCACTGACGTCTCAAGAACATGATGGTGAAGCAGGAGCtggaacatcatcatcatcggttTCGGCCAGAACAACATCATCGCTAGCATTAACGCCGTTGCCGGCGTCATTGCCATTAAAACGTAATATACCCATACTGTTCTCCACCAATAGAGGTCTACACATCCGTATGACCTCTTTGGCcaacagtaacaacaacaacaacaatctggGCATAACTAAAAATTCCGTTGGTGTAGCAAGTGCTGGAACAAACACAGAGGCGGGAGGTATGGTCAACAACGGAAGTGGTGGCAGTAGCATGAACAACAAAACTAGAACTATTGCTGCTttgacaacaactacaacaacaacaacgacgacgacgacaacaaaTATAAGTTACAATATAACATTTTGTGATTTAGAAAGATGG AGCACAAATCGCGCCAATAACGTCAGTTTGGAGGATACCTTTACGATTGCTCGTCCAGCTGTTGTACCACATTCTGCGGCCTCAGGTTCATTGGCATCCAACAGTCTACGTTTCTTGCCTCAGAAAACCAGTTCGATGCGTTTCAAAGGCTATGCCCGATTTGATGTGGAGTAG